A genomic region of Roseofilum casamattae BLCC-M143 contains the following coding sequences:
- the cutA gene encoding divalent-cation tolerance protein CutA — translation MEETAREYLVVLVTAPSEEEATKIAGVLVECQLAACVSLAPIQSVYTWQGNIERDREWQLTIKTARSIFPELERKIRELHSYEVPEIIAIPIIAGSQEYLSWLGQSLNPQSKA, via the coding sequence ATGGAGGAAACAGCACGAGAATATTTAGTCGTTTTGGTTACTGCCCCTTCAGAGGAAGAAGCCACTAAAATTGCTGGAGTGCTTGTCGAATGTCAATTAGCTGCTTGCGTGAGTCTGGCTCCGATTCAATCAGTTTATACTTGGCAGGGGAATATTGAGCGCGATCGCGAATGGCAATTAACGATTAAAACGGCTCGCTCTATCTTTCCCGAATTAGAACGCAAAATTCGGGAACTCCACTCCTACGAAGTTCCCGAAATTATCGCGATTCCTATTATTGCTGGCTCTCAGGAATACTTAAGTTGGTTGGGTCAATCTCTCAATCCCCAGTCAAAAGCTTGA
- a CDS encoding geranylgeranyl reductase family protein has protein sequence MFDCIIVGAGPAGATAAYHLAKKGRSVTILEKGAWPRYKPCNGGVSPAIAQYFDFDLEPAISFKINQLRYTWQLDDPVEVQITDRELLIVRRDLFDELLVQHAQEQGATFQAETEVTGIEWRRDRWQVNTSGGPVEGRYIIAADGAKGPMAKWLKLKQGKQRTAGLLQVSSPSVEKTLHYDFGSQKNGFIWSYPRQEGYSVSGTAFQGGDPKNLQGTLENYSQNRQLDIATAQYHEHPLRLWDGDRKLHTQNALLAGEAAQIVDPLSGEGIRPSIVSGVKAAEAIDGAIAGDGKALENYTKTLAEEWGADMKWAARISGVFYKLPKVSYRVGVKRPAASKVMSQILCGQLSYAEVAGTAVKQLSSGLFK, from the coding sequence ATGTTTGATTGCATCATTGTTGGAGCTGGTCCTGCTGGCGCGACCGCTGCTTATCATTTGGCAAAAAAAGGCCGTTCTGTCACGATTCTAGAGAAAGGGGCTTGGCCTCGATACAAACCTTGTAATGGTGGGGTATCTCCGGCGATCGCCCAATACTTCGATTTTGACCTAGAACCAGCAATTAGCTTCAAAATCAATCAACTACGCTATACGTGGCAACTTGACGATCCTGTAGAGGTGCAAATTACCGATCGAGAACTGCTCATTGTGCGTCGAGATCTCTTCGATGAACTACTGGTGCAACACGCTCAAGAGCAAGGAGCAACGTTCCAAGCAGAAACAGAAGTTACGGGTATTGAGTGGAGGCGCGATCGCTGGCAGGTTAACACGTCTGGGGGGCCGGTTGAAGGACGCTATATTATTGCTGCAGATGGAGCTAAAGGGCCGATGGCCAAATGGCTGAAACTCAAACAAGGGAAACAACGAACAGCCGGACTGTTGCAAGTTTCCAGCCCGTCGGTAGAAAAAACCTTGCACTACGATTTTGGCAGTCAGAAAAATGGCTTTATTTGGAGCTATCCCCGTCAAGAAGGTTATTCGGTTAGCGGCACGGCTTTTCAAGGAGGCGACCCCAAAAATTTGCAAGGGACTTTAGAAAACTACAGTCAAAATCGACAACTGGACATTGCAACAGCACAATACCACGAGCATCCTTTGCGGTTATGGGATGGCGATCGCAAATTGCATACGCAAAATGCTCTCCTCGCTGGCGAAGCCGCACAAATCGTCGATCCCCTCTCTGGAGAAGGGATACGTCCTTCTATTGTCAGTGGAGTGAAGGCGGCTGAGGCCATCGATGGGGCGATCGCCGGCGATGGCAAAGCCTTAGAGAACTACACCAAAACCCTTGCGGAAGAATGGGGAGCGGACATGAAATGGGCCGCTCGCATTAGTGGTGTCTTTTATAAGTTGCCGAAAGTCAGCTATCGCGTGGGAGTGAAACGGCCGGCAGCGAGTAAGGTAATGAGCCAAATTTTGTGCGGACAGCTCAGTTATGCTGAAGTTGCCGGCACTGCCGTCAAACAACTCAGTAGCGGTTTGTTTAAATAA
- a CDS encoding Fur family transcriptional regulator — translation MTDQFQPQTQPIRSLDDAINRCQQLGMRLSRQRRFILELLWQEQEHLLAREIYDLLNQQGRGIGHTSVYQNLEALSSQGIIECVDRADGRLYGHISDPHSHVNCLDTKKIIDVRVQLPEEIVMQIEQQTGVKISSYRIDFYGYQSTEPEESVAVEHGAIAK, via the coding sequence ATGACTGACCAATTCCAACCCCAAACCCAACCCATCCGCTCTTTAGACGATGCCATTAACCGCTGTCAGCAACTCGGAATGCGCCTGAGTCGCCAGCGCAGATTCATCCTAGAATTGCTATGGCAGGAACAAGAGCATCTATTAGCGCGAGAAATCTATGACTTATTAAATCAACAAGGGCGGGGGATCGGCCATACGTCAGTCTATCAAAATCTAGAAGCCCTCTCATCTCAGGGAATTATCGAATGCGTCGATCGCGCTGATGGTCGCTTATACGGTCATATTAGCGATCCTCATTCTCATGTTAATTGCTTAGATACGAAAAAAATTATTGATGTTCGGGTGCAATTGCCGGAAGAGATCGTCATGCAAATCGAACAACAAACTGGCGTGAAAATATCGAGTTATCGCATTGATTTTTATGGCTATCAATCAACGGAGCCAGAAGAGAGCGTTGCTGTCGAGCATGGCGCGATCGCCAAATAG
- a CDS encoding carbonic anhydrase, with protein MKKLIRGLDEFRKTYVPDRQDLLEQLSHGQKPRVLFITCSDSRIAPNLITSTDIGELFIIRNAGNIVPPFGAANGGEGGTIEYAITALGIEQVIICGHSHCGAMKGLLKLNKLQADMPLVYDWLKHAESTRRLVLDNYPHQSGEELIETLVAENVLIQIENLKTYPMVRAKIHQGKLKIYGWIYEIETGEVLAYDAETHTYLPPQSQLLDEDSLTLRTCDPNSQMSSEKLNNIRAKLNALLSVTPHSAGAAQLAIRSLQELFEDASKSGMANGELRDYHFRFAEPVQVWARKVTEPVY; from the coding sequence ATGAAAAAGTTAATCCGTGGTTTAGATGAGTTTAGAAAAACTTATGTCCCCGATCGTCAAGACCTTTTAGAGCAGCTCTCTCACGGTCAAAAACCGCGAGTTCTCTTTATCACTTGCTCGGACTCGAGAATAGCTCCTAATTTAATCACGAGCACCGATATCGGAGAATTATTCATCATTCGCAATGCAGGTAATATTGTTCCTCCTTTTGGAGCTGCCAATGGTGGCGAAGGTGGCACGATAGAATATGCCATCACGGCTTTGGGAATCGAGCAAGTGATTATTTGCGGACATTCTCACTGCGGAGCAATGAAAGGATTGCTCAAGCTGAATAAACTGCAAGCAGATATGCCCTTAGTCTATGACTGGTTGAAACATGCTGAATCGACTCGGCGTTTAGTCTTAGACAACTATCCCCATCAATCGGGTGAAGAATTGATTGAGACATTAGTGGCTGAAAATGTTCTAATCCAGATCGAAAATCTGAAAACTTATCCCATGGTCAGAGCAAAGATACATCAGGGGAAGTTAAAAATTTATGGCTGGATTTACGAAATTGAAACGGGAGAAGTTTTAGCTTATGATGCAGAAACTCACACCTATCTTCCTCCTCAAAGTCAATTACTCGACGAAGATTCTTTAACTCTCAGAACTTGCGACCCAAATTCGCAAATGAGTTCGGAGAAACTAAACAACATTCGCGCCAAGTTAAATGCTTTACTGTCCGTTACGCCTCACTCGGCTGGCGCGGCTCAGCTCGCTATACGATCGCTGCAAGAATTATTTGAAGATGCGAGTAAATCTGGTATGGCAAACGGAGAGTTACGGGATTATCATTTTCGCTTCGCCGAACCCGTGCAAGTGTGGGCGAGAAAAGTGACCGAACCCGTCTATTAG
- a CDS encoding DMT family transporter produces MKQKPANWLLAIVLGFGIFTIATSAVLVRLCNQAAGIESTGFSLAISALRLVMASGLCLPLWRGMRSEKLAGGGWKLAIGAGVALAIHFSFWITSISYTSIAAATTLVTTNPLWVALIVWVWQGKKPSKLTGTGIVVAMVGSVLIALGGDRGSGADSLPWLGNLLALMGAWMASIYLILGQQAQQRGLSLAHYTVIVYTTGAICLLPLPPLLGTSYTGHPVDVYLYIGLMAVLPQAMGHTAMNWAVHWTSPTLVALAVLCEPIGATILAYFAFREMPAPIVFVGAIIVLVGIAIATALPNFIADRRAE; encoded by the coding sequence ATGAAGCAAAAACCGGCAAACTGGTTGCTGGCGATCGTTTTGGGGTTTGGCATTTTTACGATCGCCACTTCTGCTGTTTTGGTACGTTTGTGCAACCAGGCAGCAGGGATAGAGAGTACTGGGTTTAGTTTGGCCATCTCGGCTTTGCGTCTGGTCATGGCTTCGGGGTTGTGTCTGCCGTTGTGGCGCGGAATGCGATCGGAGAAACTGGCAGGAGGAGGCTGGAAATTGGCGATCGGTGCTGGAGTAGCCCTCGCGATCCATTTCTCATTTTGGATTACGTCTATTTCTTATACCTCCATTGCCGCAGCGACAACATTAGTGACCACTAATCCACTCTGGGTTGCCTTAATTGTTTGGGTTTGGCAGGGGAAAAAGCCGAGCAAGTTGACTGGTACGGGCATTGTGGTGGCGATGGTGGGTAGCGTTTTGATTGCTTTGGGAGGCGATCGCGGCTCTGGAGCAGACTCGCTCCCTTGGCTGGGCAATTTGTTGGCACTGATGGGAGCTTGGATGGCGAGTATTTATCTAATTTTAGGGCAGCAAGCGCAACAGCGAGGCTTGAGTTTGGCGCACTACACCGTCATTGTTTATACCACTGGAGCCATCTGTTTGCTGCCTCTGCCTCCCCTCCTCGGCACGTCCTACACCGGCCATCCCGTTGATGTCTATTTGTATATTGGTTTAATGGCAGTGTTACCCCAAGCTATGGGTCATACTGCCATGAATTGGGCAGTCCATTGGACATCTCCAACATTAGTTGCTTTAGCAGTACTATGCGAACCCATTGGAGCGACGATATTGGCTTATTTTGCTTTTCGAGAAATGCCCGCTCCCATTGTATTTGTTGGAGCAATTATTGTCTTAGTTGGAATTGCGATCGCAACCGCACTACCCAACTTCATTGCAGATCGCAGAGCTGAGTAA